One genomic region from Bacillus aquiflavi encodes:
- the ytzI gene encoding YtzI protein: protein MKIILILSILIVAVVLILTLFATSKAYSYKHTVDPIKEDDPQTNYYSDKEKVN from the coding sequence ATGAAAATCATCTTGATACTTTCAATTTTAATTGTTGCCGTCGTGTTAATTTTAACTTTATTCGCAACGTCTAAAGCTTATTCATATAAACATACAGTTGACCCGATAAAAGAAGACGATCCGCAAACCAATTATTACAGTGATAAAGAAAAAGTAAATTAA
- a CDS encoding metal ABC transporter solute-binding protein, Zn/Mn family — translation MNRKEISIKKVLIFFSLLLTAALFLSGCNEETKQTNKKETEKTISADKTLTVYTTVYPLQFFTKKIGGDFVNVETIYPPGSDEHTFEPSQKDMIKLAEADLFFYIGLGLEGFVDNAKKTLKNEKVTMVATGEMLHLNETNENDHADEEKHEDEHGHEDDHGHTHGDIDPHVWLDPVYALELAEAIKNELIHKMPEEKSTFENNFEELSNELKEIDQDFKNTITNAKKKNIIVSHAAYGYWEKRYGLHQISISGLSTTSEPSQKQLETIIETAKEYQIKYILFEQNVNSHLTEIVQKEVGAEPLTLHNLGVLTDDDIKNKDDYITLMRENISTLQKALN, via the coding sequence ATGAATAGAAAGGAGATATCAATAAAAAAAGTACTTATATTTTTTTCTCTTCTCTTAACTGCTGCTTTATTTCTATCAGGATGTAATGAAGAAACAAAACAGACAAATAAAAAAGAGACAGAAAAAACAATATCAGCTGACAAGACATTAACTGTTTATACAACTGTTTATCCACTTCAATTTTTCACAAAAAAAATAGGCGGAGATTTTGTTAATGTTGAAACAATTTATCCACCGGGTTCAGATGAGCATACGTTTGAACCTTCACAAAAAGATATGATTAAACTTGCAGAGGCAGATTTATTTTTCTACATCGGATTAGGACTAGAAGGCTTTGTTGATAACGCAAAAAAAACATTAAAAAATGAAAAAGTAACAATGGTCGCTACAGGTGAAATGCTTCATTTAAATGAGACAAATGAAAATGATCATGCCGATGAAGAAAAACACGAAGATGAACATGGACATGAAGACGATCATGGTCATACTCATGGAGATATTGACCCACATGTATGGCTTGATCCAGTATATGCGCTTGAACTAGCAGAAGCAATAAAAAATGAACTTATTCATAAAATGCCCGAAGAAAAAAGCACGTTTGAAAATAACTTTGAAGAATTATCAAATGAATTAAAGGAAATTGATCAAGACTTTAAAAATACAATTACAAATGCAAAAAAAAAAAATATCATTGTTTCCCATGCAGCATACGGCTACTGGGAAAAACGCTACGGTCTTCATCAAATTAGTATATCGGGATTATCAACAACAAGTGAGCCATCACAAAAACAATTAGAAACGATTATTGAGACAGCAAAAGAGTATCAGATTAAATATATATTATTTGAACAAAATGTAAATTCTCATCTTACAGAAATTGTCCAAAAGGAAGTAGGCGCTGAGCCGCTTACTTTGCATAATTTAGGTGTATTAACCGATGATGACATTAAAAATAAAGATGACTATATTACATTAATGAGAGAAAATATCTCAACTCTCCAAAAAGCATTAAATTAG
- a CDS encoding DUF6154 family protein, which yields MKLIDELYELYRNKLTGDDEDIDILAFAVLEELDRDDVLHLINEMDDQELFDLMGLYLIESLKGKFAKEGIGRNRISPFQHRNLH from the coding sequence ATGAAACTGATCGATGAACTGTATGAGCTATACCGCAACAAACTGACAGGAGATGATGAAGATATTGACATACTTGCATTTGCTGTTCTTGAGGAATTAGATAGAGATGACGTATTGCATTTAATTAATGAAATGGATGATCAAGAACTATTTGATTTGATGGGACTTTATTTAATCGAAAGTTTAAAGGGAAAGTTTGCAAAGGAAGGAATCGGCCGAAACAGAATATCCCCTTTTCAACATCGTAATTTACATTAA
- a CDS encoding thiamine pyrophosphate-dependent enzyme, with protein sequence MYGGKYTYISDWDHFNDAFQQAVEYSGLSVLEIPTNRNENLMEHRTLWNNVSQEISATIAGEIK encoded by the coding sequence ATGTATGGCGGTAAATATACTTATATATCAGACTGGGATCATTTTAATGACGCTTTTCAACAAGCTGTTGAATATTCAGGATTATCAGTTCTTGAAATTCCGACAAATAGAAATGAAAATTTAATGGAACATCGAACTTTGTGGAACAATGTTTCCCAGGAAATAAGTGCAACAATTGCTGGTGAAATCAAGTGA
- a CDS encoding cytochrome ubiquinol oxidase subunit I: MDDLLLARSLFGTTMGFHIIFATLGVGLPFLILVAEILYQKTKDIDYAVMAKRWTKGFAVLLGVGIPSGTIAGTQLSLLWPGFMEVIGTVMALPFQIEIYAFFVEALFMSIYVFAAERISPAMRILSLTFVVFGALASAVLITNVHAFEGTPAGFNIENGEIVNVDPWAAFFNPSFFVTALHVALSAYMTGAFVIASIAAFKMLRTKFDTAVYNFHKKALMLSLIIGGIFSIATAVNGHESAQLLHEYQPEKLAAAEGLFETQSHAPLAIGGYTDRETQTVKGAIEIPWVLSFLAGNSFDTVVKGLNDFPEEYWPPLFVHTLFNGMVLIGSLLILLSIFGFIWNKFLKKDRFPKILMWAIVAAGPLAMISIEFGWIFACTGRQPWTIYRILSTENSVTSATNLATLFVLFVVIYIVLSLAVVLVLLYYFKRNTVMNDLARANEKNGPLLSTNT, from the coding sequence ATGGATGATTTATTACTTGCTCGGTCATTGTTTGGAACTACGATGGGCTTCCACATAATATTTGCAACTTTAGGTGTGGGATTACCGTTTTTAATTTTAGTTGCTGAGATTCTTTACCAAAAAACGAAGGATATCGATTATGCGGTAATGGCAAAAAGGTGGACAAAAGGCTTTGCAGTTTTGCTCGGTGTTGGAATACCATCAGGAACAATTGCAGGTACTCAACTATCTTTACTATGGCCCGGTTTTATGGAGGTCATCGGTACTGTAATGGCTCTGCCTTTTCAAATTGAAATTTACGCTTTCTTTGTTGAAGCATTATTTATGTCAATTTATGTTTTTGCTGCGGAAAGAATTTCACCTGCGATGCGAATTTTAAGTTTAACTTTTGTCGTTTTCGGTGCTCTTGCCTCTGCTGTACTAATTACAAATGTACACGCTTTCGAGGGGACACCAGCAGGTTTTAATATCGAAAATGGAGAGATTGTAAATGTTGACCCTTGGGCGGCCTTCTTCAACCCAAGCTTTTTTGTTACTGCACTCCACGTAGCATTAAGCGCTTATATGACTGGTGCTTTTGTTATCGCTTCTATTGCAGCTTTTAAAATGCTGCGAACAAAGTTCGATACAGCAGTATATAATTTTCATAAAAAAGCTTTAATGCTTTCTTTAATAATTGGAGGTATTTTTTCAATAGCTACTGCTGTAAATGGACATGAATCTGCTCAATTACTTCACGAATATCAACCAGAAAAACTTGCAGCTGCCGAAGGTTTATTTGAGACTCAGTCACATGCCCCGTTAGCAATCGGAGGTTATACAGATAGAGAAACACAAACTGTAAAAGGAGCAATAGAAATTCCTTGGGTTCTTAGCTTTTTAGCTGGTAATAGTTTTGACACAGTTGTAAAAGGATTAAATGATTTTCCAGAAGAATATTGGCCGCCTCTGTTTGTTCATACACTGTTTAATGGGATGGTTTTAATTGGTTCACTACTCATTCTCCTCTCAATATTCGGATTTATTTGGAATAAATTCTTAAAAAAAGACCGGTTCCCAAAAATATTAATGTGGGCTATTGTAGCGGCTGGACCTTTAGCAATGATAAGTATCGAGTTTGGTTGGATTTTTGCCTGTACCGGAAGACAACCATGGACGATTTATCGAATTTTATCGACTGAGAACTCAGTAACCTCTGCAACGAATTTGGCAACACTTTTCGTCTTATTTGTCGTCATCTATATCGTTTTATCTTTAGCTGTTGTATTAGTTCTCCTATACTACTTTAAACGGAACACTGTCATGAATGATTTAGCACGTGCAAACGAAAAGAATGGGCCTTTACTTAGTACGAATACTTAA
- the menH gene encoding 2-succinyl-6-hydroxy-2,4-cyclohexadiene-1-carboxylate synthase, whose product MNFVIDGIRYHIKYCREEGFPLILLHGFTGDSSTWLPFCNKLTPQAKLIMPDIIGHGCTESPENVNVYQIEKVAYHLLLIMDQLKIKKADILGYSMGGGLALTFAIMFPERIRKLILESASPGLETEAEREQRRLQDGKLADFIKKNGIEEFANYWGEIPLFHTQQYISKHKKSVIRKQRLKNNPIGLANSLLGMGTGSQPSWWDDLKYIQHEVLLVTGMLDKKFCRINERMKKRIPLSQLVSVPNCGHAVHVEDEEKFGTIVNEYLSIE is encoded by the coding sequence GTGAATTTTGTAATCGACGGCATTCGTTATCATATAAAATATTGTCGAGAAGAAGGCTTCCCGCTCATTTTACTTCATGGTTTCACTGGCGATTCTTCAACATGGTTGCCATTCTGTAATAAGTTAACACCTCAGGCAAAGCTGATTATGCCAGATATTATTGGTCATGGATGCACAGAGTCTCCTGAAAATGTTAACGTTTATCAAATTGAAAAAGTTGCATATCATTTACTTTTAATTATGGATCAATTGAAGATTAAAAAGGCTGATATACTAGGTTATTCGATGGGAGGAGGTCTTGCTTTAACATTTGCAATTATGTTTCCTGAACGGATTCGCAAGCTCATTTTAGAGAGTGCTTCTCCGGGACTTGAAACGGAAGCAGAGAGGGAACAAAGACGTTTGCAAGATGGTAAGCTTGCGGATTTTATTAAAAAGAATGGGATAGAGGAGTTTGCTAATTATTGGGGGGAAATACCTTTATTTCATACTCAACAATATATTTCTAAGCATAAAAAAAGTGTAATAAGAAAACAGCGGCTTAAAAATAATCCAATAGGTTTGGCTAATAGTTTACTTGGAATGGGAACTGGATCGCAGCCTTCCTGGTGGGACGATTTAAAATATATTCAACATGAAGTGTTACTCGTAACCGGTATGCTTGACAAAAAATTTTGCCGAATCAATGAGAGGATGAAAAAAAGAATTCCGTTAAGCCAATTGGTTTCAGTTCCAAACTGTGGACACGCAGTTCACGTGGAAGATGAAGAAAAGTTTGGTACAATAGTAAATGAGTATTTGTCCATAGAATAA
- a CDS encoding DUF1540 domain-containing protein: protein MAKDVLCEVNNCHYWEHGNLCNADKIYVISQAGKTAEHSRETDCKTFKPGNELY from the coding sequence GTGGCGAAAGATGTGCTATGCGAAGTAAATAACTGCCATTATTGGGAACATGGAAATTTATGTAACGCTGATAAAATTTATGTTATTAGTCAAGCTGGAAAAACAGCTGAACATAGCCGTGAAACTGACTGTAAAACATTTAAGCCAGGAAATGAGCTTTATTAA
- a CDS encoding beta-class carbonic anhydrase, which translates to MNLLEELIAYNKDFVSKKKYKEYTTTKYPNKRMVILTCMDTRLVELLPKALNVKNGDVKIIKNAGALITHPFGSIMRSLLVGVYELQADEIFVIGHHDCGMSGLKADSMIEKMKQRGVKEEILETLAYSGIEFKEWLKGFENVNESVAHSVDVIKNHPLLPQDIPVHGLVIDPTTGKLDLVMNGYEQL; encoded by the coding sequence ATGAATTTACTTGAAGAATTAATAGCATATAATAAAGACTTTGTATCGAAAAAGAAATACAAAGAATATACAACGACAAAATACCCAAATAAACGTATGGTTATTTTAACATGTATGGATACAAGGTTAGTCGAACTATTGCCAAAAGCTTTAAATGTAAAAAATGGGGATGTTAAAATTATAAAAAATGCAGGTGCACTTATTACGCATCCATTTGGAAGTATTATGAGAAGCTTGCTTGTAGGTGTATATGAGCTGCAAGCAGATGAGATTTTTGTTATCGGGCACCACGACTGTGGAATGAGTGGTTTAAAAGCCGACAGTATGATTGAGAAAATGAAACAAAGAGGAGTGAAAGAAGAAATCCTGGAAACATTAGCTTACTCAGGAATAGAATTTAAAGAATGGTTAAAAGGATTTGAAAATGTAAATGAGAGTGTGGCTCACAGTGTAGACGTAATAAAAAATCATCCGCTGCTTCCGCAAGATATTCCTGTCCATGGTTTAGTTATTGATCCGACAACAGGGAAGCTTGATCTTGTTATGAATGGTTATGAACAATTATAA
- the yidD gene encoding membrane protein insertion efficiency factor YidD translates to MEKKFMIGLIRFYQTAISPLKPPTCRFYPTCSHYGLEAIKRFGPIKGGWLTIKRILKCHPFHPGGIDPVPEKEQKKKSYNCS, encoded by the coding sequence ATGGAAAAAAAATTCATGATCGGCCTTATACGCTTCTATCAAACTGCTATATCACCGTTAAAACCGCCAACATGTCGATTTTACCCTACGTGTTCCCACTATGGTCTTGAAGCAATTAAAAGATTTGGACCGATAAAAGGAGGATGGCTCACAATAAAAAGAATTTTGAAATGTCACCCTTTTCATCCAGGCGGTATCGACCCCGTTCCAGAAAAAGAACAAAAGAAAAAATCTTATAATTGTTCATAA
- a CDS encoding o-succinylbenzoate--CoA ligase, which translates to MEETIPNWLTKRAHLTPDRIALKFKGEEYSFQCVYDQSLKIARQLKGLHLKEGDFVGVLLKNHADTVFILFGLQLLGVKTILLNNRLTADELVYQLKDSKAKCLIYEQSFDFVVKNINKQILADLMTISKEALFGLEEQEVNAKEEFCLENVCTVMYTSGTTGRPKGVLQTYGNHWWSAIGSMLNLGLREGDCWLLSVPFFHISGFSILIRGVIYGITVVLHESFDEKAANDAIIHDRVTIMSVVSTMLVKMVDHLKDQSYPAYFRCMLLGGGPAPRTLLETCAKKQIPVFQTYGMTETASQIVTLAPEYSLSKLGSAGKPLFLAQLKIKTVTGNEAAPYETGEIVVKGPNVTKGYLNKMNETKEKIQAGWLYTGDIGYLDHEGFLFVLDRRSDLIISGGENIYPAEIESVLLGHAKVDDAGVIGVDDVKWGQIPVGFVVLKSNANVNENDLLEYCQKKLAKYKVPKKIIFLQQLPRNASRKLLRRKLRDYYR; encoded by the coding sequence ATGGAAGAGACAATTCCGAATTGGTTAACAAAACGTGCGCATTTAACCCCTGATCGAATCGCTTTAAAGTTTAAAGGAGAAGAATATAGTTTTCAATGTGTTTATGATCAGTCGCTCAAAATAGCTAGACAGCTTAAAGGCTTGCATCTAAAAGAAGGAGACTTCGTTGGAGTTCTTTTAAAAAATCATGCAGATACGGTCTTTATTCTCTTTGGATTACAGCTGTTAGGTGTAAAGACAATTTTATTAAATAATCGATTAACAGCTGATGAATTAGTATATCAGTTAAAAGATAGTAAAGCTAAGTGTCTCATATATGAGCAATCTTTTGATTTTGTAGTAAAAAACATAAATAAACAAATATTGGCAGATTTAATGACAATATCTAAAGAGGCACTATTTGGACTCGAGGAGCAGGAAGTGAATGCCAAGGAAGAGTTTTGTCTAGAAAATGTTTGTACAGTGATGTATACATCGGGAACAACCGGTCGCCCAAAAGGAGTATTGCAAACATACGGAAATCATTGGTGGAGTGCTATCGGTTCAATGTTGAACTTAGGTTTAAGAGAAGGCGATTGCTGGTTATTATCAGTTCCCTTTTTCCATATTAGTGGTTTTTCAATTTTAATTCGCGGTGTTATTTATGGGATAACAGTCGTGCTTCATGAATCATTTGACGAAAAGGCTGCAAATGATGCAATTATTCATGATCGTGTTACAATCATGTCTGTTGTCAGTACAATGCTTGTTAAAATGGTTGATCATTTAAAGGATCAGTCCTATCCAGCTTATTTTCGCTGTATGCTGTTAGGCGGTGGACCAGCACCGCGCACTTTATTAGAGACATGTGCTAAAAAACAAATCCCTGTATTTCAAACATACGGAATGACAGAAACAGCTTCACAAATTGTTACGTTAGCACCTGAATATAGCTTATCAAAGCTAGGATCGGCTGGAAAGCCGTTGTTTCTTGCTCAACTGAAAATTAAAACAGTAACAGGTAATGAAGCTGCCCCGTATGAAACAGGTGAAATTGTTGTTAAAGGACCAAATGTGACAAAAGGTTATTTGAATAAAATGAATGAAACAAAGGAAAAAATACAAGCTGGCTGGTTGTATACAGGAGATATTGGCTATTTAGATCATGAAGGTTTTTTATTTGTTTTAGATAGACGCTCTGACCTAATTATTTCAGGTGGGGAAAATATTTATCCTGCAGAGATTGAGTCTGTTTTACTAGGACATGCAAAAGTTGATGATGCAGGGGTCATTGGTGTAGATGATGTTAAATGGGGGCAAATTCCAGTAGGATTTGTCGTTTTAAAGTCGAATGCAAATGTAAATGAAAATGATTTACTTGAATATTGTCAAAAAAAATTGGCGAAATATAAAGTGCCAAAAAAAATTATTTTTTTACAACAATTACCTCGAAATGCATCTAGAAAGTTATTAAGGCGAAAGCTTCGGGATTATTATAGATAG
- a CDS encoding hydrolase: protein MNEEKKTYYIGLANGEISRSATSSPWNFRIEATDDEITLLRELFDQNYSTEIQNFFRAHVPYIQYHYDRENDAYDKTLKKVYGIIYELGDEEARQYIESLGILSDDEQQ, encoded by the coding sequence ATTAACGAAGAAAAGAAAACATATTATATTGGATTGGCGAATGGGGAAATTTCTCGTAGTGCTACTTCATCCCCGTGGAATTTCAGAATAGAAGCAACAGACGATGAAATTACCCTCTTAAGAGAGCTATTTGATCAAAATTATTCAACTGAAATACAAAACTTTTTTCGAGCACACGTTCCATATATTCAATACCATTATGATCGAGAAAATGATGCATATGATAAGACGTTAAAAAAAGTGTATGGAATCATTTATGAACTTGGTGATGAAGAAGCAAGGCAATACATTGAAAGTTTAGGAATTCTTTCGGATGATGAACAACAGTAG
- a CDS encoding S-ribosylhomocysteine lyase codes for MPSVESFELDHCAVKAPYVRHCGVHKVGSDGVVNKFDIRFCQPNKQAMKPDAIHTLEHLLAFNIRKHSEKYDHFDIIDISPMGCQTGFYLVVSGEPTVEEIIDLLHDTMEEAVDINEIPAANETQCGQAKLHDLEGAKRLMRFWFEQDKENLKEVFN; via the coding sequence ATGCCATCTGTAGAAAGTTTTGAATTAGATCATTGTGCAGTTAAAGCCCCATATGTGAGACATTGTGGCGTTCATAAAGTTGGTAGTGATGGTGTTGTTAACAAATTTGATATTCGTTTTTGCCAGCCTAATAAGCAGGCGATGAAGCCTGATGCTATTCATACTTTAGAGCATTTATTAGCATTTAATATTCGAAAGCATTCTGAGAAATATGATCATTTTGATATTATTGATATTTCGCCAATGGGTTGTCAAACGGGTTTTTATTTAGTTGTAAGTGGAGAACCGACAGTTGAGGAAATTATAGATTTATTACACGATACAATGGAAGAAGCTGTTGATATTAATGAAATTCCTGCTGCAAATGAAACACAATGCGGGCAAGCAAAGCTTCATGATTTAGAAGGTGCCAAGCGTTTAATGCGTTTTTGGTTTGAACAAGATAAAGAAAACTTAAAAGAAGTATTTAATTAA
- a CDS encoding cytochrome d ubiquinol oxidase subunit II, protein MSDALIAISIIWGIVFIYAVMGTMDFGAGFWSMIFLNKRETNAANIANRYLSPTWEVTNVFIVAVVVAIYSFFPHAAFTLGTVLLIPGSLILLLLAIRSAFLVFSNIANEYRRVLTYISGISGLLIPALLISVLPITHGNFVDFSDGKQSLNMGELFTSPNEYAFVGFAISSTLFLSALLLADYSKVSNDFDAYAVYRRTAIMIGPFTIIMAFLILFTMRTEASWLYTNIMDNYPLLILSSVFFIIGIIALFLPSKKGKKGLPRISVIAVVIQYLVAAYVYGNAHLPYIVYPEVTIESGFTDPSSFRAVFATYIVGFSILVPGFIYFWRLFMKDKEYLRQGNPND, encoded by the coding sequence ATGTCGGATGCACTAATTGCAATCTCGATTATTTGGGGAATCGTCTTTATATATGCAGTAATGGGAACAATGGATTTTGGGGCAGGATTTTGGTCAATGATATTTTTAAATAAACGGGAAACAAATGCAGCTAATATTGCCAATCGTTACTTATCTCCTACTTGGGAAGTAACAAATGTGTTTATTGTGGCAGTTGTTGTTGCTATTTATAGTTTTTTCCCACATGCTGCTTTTACACTTGGAACAGTATTATTAATTCCTGGAAGTCTTATTTTACTCCTTTTAGCAATTAGAAGTGCGTTTTTAGTTTTTTCAAATATTGCTAATGAATATAGACGGGTATTAACCTATATATCAGGAATTTCCGGTCTTCTCATTCCTGCTTTACTTATTAGTGTTTTACCAATAACACACGGAAACTTTGTTGATTTTTCAGATGGAAAGCAGTCGTTAAATATGGGGGAGCTATTCACAAGCCCTAATGAATATGCTTTTGTAGGATTTGCGATCAGCAGTACATTATTTCTTTCAGCTCTATTGCTTGCCGATTATTCGAAAGTGTCGAACGATTTTGATGCATATGCAGTTTATCGACGGACTGCAATTATGATCGGACCTTTTACTATTATTATGGCGTTCCTTATTTTATTTACTATGCGCACAGAAGCTAGTTGGTTGTATACAAATATAATGGATAACTATCCATTATTAATTTTATCATCTGTATTCTTTATTATTGGCATTATTGCTTTGTTTCTCCCTTCAAAAAAAGGGAAGAAAGGACTTCCAAGAATTTCAGTCATCGCTGTTGTAATCCAATATTTGGTGGCAGCATACGTATATGGCAATGCCCATCTGCCTTATATTGTCTACCCTGAAGTAACGATTGAGTCAGGTTTTACAGATCCTAGCTCTTTTAGAGCTGTATTTGCGACTTATATTGTCGGATTTTCAATACTTGTTCCAGGCTTCATTTACTTTTGGAGACTCTTTATGAAAGACAAGGAATATTTACGGCAAGGTAACCCAAATGATTGA
- the menB gene encoding 1,4-dihydroxy-2-naphthoyl-CoA synthase, with the protein MTVEWNAERQYEDILYETYNGIAKITINRPEVRNAFRPKTVMELIDAFAYARDDASIGVIVLTGAGDDAFCSGGDQKVRGHGGYVGDDEIPRLNVLDLQRLIRVIPKPVIAMVKGYAIGGGHVLHIVCDLTIAADNAIFGQTGPKVGSFDAGYGSGYLARIVGHKKAREIWYLCRQYNAQEALDMGLVNTVVPLDKVEEETIKWCEEMLEKSPTALRFLKAAFNADTDGLAGIQQFAGDATLLYYTTDEAKEGRDAFKEKRNPDFGKFPRFP; encoded by the coding sequence ATGACAGTAGAATGGAATGCAGAACGTCAATACGAGGATATTTTATACGAAACATATAATGGAATTGCAAAGATTACAATTAATCGTCCAGAAGTACGCAATGCGTTTCGTCCGAAGACAGTAATGGAATTAATTGATGCATTTGCGTATGCACGTGATGATGCAAGTATAGGTGTCATCGTTTTAACTGGAGCAGGCGATGATGCTTTTTGCTCGGGAGGAGATCAGAAAGTAAGAGGTCACGGTGGATATGTAGGAGATGATGAAATTCCGCGCTTAAATGTTCTCGACTTACAAAGATTAATTCGAGTAATACCGAAGCCAGTTATCGCGATGGTAAAAGGATACGCAATTGGTGGAGGACATGTTTTACATATTGTTTGTGATTTAACGATTGCAGCTGATAATGCAATTTTCGGACAAACAGGACCTAAAGTGGGCAGCTTTGATGCTGGGTATGGCTCTGGATACTTGGCACGAATTGTCGGTCATAAAAAAGCTCGCGAAATTTGGTACTTATGCCGTCAATACAATGCCCAAGAAGCGCTTGATATGGGGTTAGTAAACACTGTTGTTCCACTTGATAAAGTTGAAGAGGAAACGATTAAATGGTGCGAAGAAATGTTAGAAAAAAGTCCAACTGCATTACGTTTCTTAAAAGCTGCTTTTAATGCTGATACAGATGGGCTTGCAGGAATTCAACAATTTGCAGGAGATGCAACATTACTATACTATACAACAGATGAGGCTAAAGAAGGTCGAGATGCTTTTAAAGAAAAAAGAAATCCTGATTTTGGGAAATTCCCTCGCTTTCCATAA